The window CACGCCCGACCCGCGTTCCGCGCCCGTCCTGCAGGCAGCAGCCACGCCCGCCCAGCTTTCCGCGCCCGTTCTGCAGGCAGCAGCCACGCCCGCCCAGCTCGCCGCACCCGTCCTGCTGGCGGCCGCCACGCCGACTCCCTCCGCCAAACCCGCGCCCCAGGCGGCCCCGGCATCCGGCGCCCCGGCCCAGCCCGCGCCCCAGGCGACCCCGGCATCCGGAGCACCGGCCCGGCCCGCCACGTCCGCGCCAGCGCCCGCCTCCGACACGCCCGCCACGCAGGGCACGCGCTACCGCGTGCCGACGTCCGAGGCCCCGCGCCACATCATCGCCGGGGGCAAGGGCCGCGCGACGCTGCTGCTCAACCCCTCCACGGGCGCCACCGCCGCGTCGATGACGCTGCTGGAGCTCCAGCCCGGCGGCGAGGTGCCCGAGCACGTCCACGCAACGAGCGCCGAGCTGCTCTACATCGAGGACGGCGCGGCGGACATGGTGGTCTCCGGCCAGAAGCTGCGCGTGGCCAAGGGTGACGCCGTCTACATCCCCGCCGGGGAGAAGCACTCCGCGCGCGTGGTGTCGCAGGACGTGGCGTTCCGCGCGGTGCAGGTGTACGCCGGCCCCGGACCGGAGGCGCGCTTCACGCAGGGCCCCCGGGAGAACCCGCCCCATGGGAAGTGAGCAGGACGGGGCCGCGCCGCGACGCGAGCCCTCCCCGAGGCCAGCCGACGCCCCCGTGACGGGCGAGCGCCCCTACCTGGTGTCACCGCGCGAGGGGCTGCCCACCTCCGACAGCGGCATGGCGACGCGGCCCCAGCGGCGCGCGGACATGGTGCGCTGGCTGCACCCCGCGCAGTTGCTGCGCACGGGCCTGGACGCGCTGGTGGCGGCGGTGTTCGGCGCGCGCGCGGACCACCGGCTCATCGAGGCGGTGGTGCGGCCGCAGGCGCCCTTCTTCGACTACTCGCAGGAGCCGCTCACCGAGGACGGCTTCTGGCTGGACTACGTGGCGGACACCGGTGACGGCTGGAACTCCACGTACACGGTGGCGCGGCTGCTCGCGCTGCCGGAGCTGACGCTGCCCGTGCGGGGCAACTCGCGCCTGGAGCCGCACGCCACGAAGCGCGGGCGGGTGCTGGTGCTGGGCGGAGACGGCGTGTACCCCGGGGCCAGCCGCGAGGTGTACGAGGAGCGGCTGGTGCAGCCCTACGAGGCGGCCATGCGCCGCTCGCAGGCGCCCAACCCGGACCTGTTCATGATTCCGGGCAACCACGACTGGTACGACGGGCTATCCGCCTTCATGCGGCTGTTCTGCGCGAACCGGTGGATTGCCGGCCGGCGCACGCGGCAGAGCCGCAGCTACTTCGCGCTGAAGCTGCCGCACCGCTGGTGGCTCATCGGCACGGACGTACAGCTCAACAGCGACATCGACGTGCCGCAGGTGGAGTACTTCCGCGAGGTGGCCCAGCACATGGGCCCGGACGACCGCATCATCCTCTGCAACGCGGAGCCCGTGTGGGTGATGGCGGCCACCGCGCGGCGCAAGGGCAGCTACCTGGAGAACAACCTGGAGTACCTCCAGGAGAAGGTGCTGGGCCGGCGCATCAGCATCTTCCTCGCGGGGGACCTGCACCACTACCGCCGGCACGAGGACGCCGCGGGCCGGCAGAAAATCACCGCGGGCGGAGGCGGCGCCTTCCTGCACCCCACGCACGCACCGGCGGCGCACGTGCTGCGAGACGGCTACCGGCTGCAGAAGAGCTTCCCGGACGAGCGCACCTCGCGGAAGCTGGCGCGAAAGAATCTCTTCCTCATCCGCTACAGCCCGCTGTTCGGCCTGATGACGGGAGGGCTGTACCTCCTCCTCGCGCTCGCCGCCTACGCGGAGGTGGGCTCGCTGGGGCTGTCCCAGCTTCCCCAGGTCATCCTCGCGGTGGCCAACAGCATGCTGACCCGGCCATGGACGATGGTGCTGGGGCTGGGCACCATCGGCGGGCTCATCGGCCTGGCGGACGCGGCCTTCGGCCGGTGGCGGGTGCTGATGGGAACGATGCACGGGCTTGGCCACATCCTCGCAGCGTTCTTCACCGCGTGGGGCGCCACGTATCTCACGGTGACGGGGATGGGCATCTGTCCCGACCTGACGCCGGACGGGCTGAACTGCACGGCGGGCTGGGCGCACCTGGCGGGCAAGTTCCTGCTGTCCTCGGGGCTCACCTTCCTGGGCGGCTTCCTGGTGGGCCCCTTCGTCATGGGCCTGTACCTGTGGCTGAGCGTCAACTTCTTCAAGGCCCACTCCAACGAGGCGTTCATCTCGCTGGCGCTGCCGGATTGGAAGAACTTCCTGCGGCTGCACATCAACGAGGACGGGCACCTCAAGGTGTACCCGGTGGGCGTCGAGCGCGTACCCCGGAAGTGGAAGGAGACGCACGCCGGCCCCTACGCGCCCGCCTTCGACCCGGACGACCCGAAGGCCACGCCGCCGGTGCTCATCGAGCCGCCCATCCGCGTGTGACACACCGCCCGGGTGTCTCCAGGTGAGGCGATGTCGGCGGACTGAGAGCCCCCCTGCCCGCCCCCCGGGCGTCACGGCGCGCGGTGCCTGCACAGCAGGCAGTCGTCCAGGCACGTGCAGGGGCTGCGTGAATGCCCTTCCATGTGAAGCCTTCCAACCTCGTGACAAGGAGGCTTCACGTGACGACTCGAAAGAACGCGACGGTTCGGAACAAGGCGGCGGCGGTGCTCCTGTCCGC of the Pyxidicoccus xibeiensis genome contains:
- a CDS encoding cupin domain-containing protein, whose product is MRPRFLIPVLAVGFGAAALSWAREPKLQLAPQPPRSPAKVTASAPVLSAAAPRAPLSAPVLPTATTPDPRSAPVLQAAATPAQLSAPVLQAAATPAQLAAPVLLAAATPTPSAKPAPQAAPASGAPAQPAPQATPASGAPARPATSAPAPASDTPATQGTRYRVPTSEAPRHIIAGGKGRATLLLNPSTGATAASMTLLELQPGGEVPEHVHATSAELLYIEDGAADMVVSGQKLRVAKGDAVYIPAGEKHSARVVSQDVAFRAVQVYAGPGPEARFTQGPRENPPHGK
- a CDS encoding metallophosphoesterase, which codes for MATRPQRRADMVRWLHPAQLLRTGLDALVAAVFGARADHRLIEAVVRPQAPFFDYSQEPLTEDGFWLDYVADTGDGWNSTYTVARLLALPELTLPVRGNSRLEPHATKRGRVLVLGGDGVYPGASREVYEERLVQPYEAAMRRSQAPNPDLFMIPGNHDWYDGLSAFMRLFCANRWIAGRRTRQSRSYFALKLPHRWWLIGTDVQLNSDIDVPQVEYFREVAQHMGPDDRIILCNAEPVWVMAATARRKGSYLENNLEYLQEKVLGRRISIFLAGDLHHYRRHEDAAGRQKITAGGGGAFLHPTHAPAAHVLRDGYRLQKSFPDERTSRKLARKNLFLIRYSPLFGLMTGGLYLLLALAAYAEVGSLGLSQLPQVILAVANSMLTRPWTMVLGLGTIGGLIGLADAAFGRWRVLMGTMHGLGHILAAFFTAWGATYLTVTGMGICPDLTPDGLNCTAGWAHLAGKFLLSSGLTFLGGFLVGPFVMGLYLWLSVNFFKAHSNEAFISLALPDWKNFLRLHINEDGHLKVYPVGVERVPRKWKETHAGPYAPAFDPDDPKATPPVLIEPPIRV